From one Lycium ferocissimum isolate CSIRO_LF1 chromosome 7, AGI_CSIRO_Lferr_CH_V1, whole genome shotgun sequence genomic stretch:
- the LOC132065031 gene encoding LOW QUALITY PROTEIN: purple acid phosphatase 2-like (The sequence of the model RefSeq protein was modified relative to this genomic sequence to represent the inferred CDS: deleted 2 bases in 1 codon), which produces MPLDRDVFKAPHGYNAPQQVHLTQGDHVGKGVIVSWVTMDAPGSNTVLYWEANCKIKQKAKGTVTTYKFHTYNSGYIHHCSIQNLKYSTKYYYTVGIGHSKRTFWFVTPPPVGRDVPYTFGLIGDLGQTYDSNMTLSHYEMNPQRQAVLFVGDLSYADKYPNHDNNRWDTWGRFVERSNAYQSWIWTAGNHDVDFAPKIGEPEPFKPYFHRYPVPYQVSGSSSPLWYSIKRASTYIIVLSTYSATSKYTPQYKWLEAELKKVNREETPWLIVLMHCPWYNSYEYHYMEGETMRVIYEPWFVKAKVDVVFAGHVHAYERSKRISNIDYKIVSGECTPVHNPSAPVCITIGDGGNIEGLTTEMTEPQPKYSAYRESSFGHAILDIKNRTHAYYGWHRNQDGVSAKADSFLFFNRYWHPVDESY; this is translated from the exons ATGCCTCTTGATAGAGATGTATTTAAAGCCCCTCATGGTTACAATGCACCTCAACAG GTTCATTTAACGCAAGGAGATCACGTGGGCAAAGGAGTGATTGTTTCATGGGTGACAATGGATGCACCCGGCTCAAATACAGTATTATACTGGGAAGCCAATTGCAAGATAAAACAAAAAGCAAAAGGAACTGTCACTACCTACAAATTCCACACATATAATTCTGGCTACATTCATCATTGCAGCATCCAAAACTTGAA GTATAGCACCAAATATTACTACACGGTTGGAATTGGGCACTCAAAGCGAACTTTCTGGTTTGTTACTCCTCCACCAGTTGGCCGTGATGTACCATATACATTTGGTCTTATTG GGGATCTTGGACAAACATACGACTCAAACATGACACTCTCTCACTATGAAATGAACCCA CAAAGGCAAGCAGTTTTATTTGTTGGTGACCTTTCTTACGCAGATAAGTATCCAAATCATGACAATAATAGATGGGATACTTGGGGAAGGTTTGTTGAGAGAAGCAATGCTTATCAATCTTGGATTTGGACCGCCGGTAATCACGATGTTGATTTTGCTCCTAAAATC GGAGAACCAGAACCATTTAAACCATATTTTCATCGATATCCTGTCCCTTACCAAGTATCAGGAAGTTCTTCTCCTTTGTGGTACTCAATCAAGAGGGCATCTACATATATCATCGTTTTATCAACATACTCCGCTACTT CTAAATATACTCCTCAGTACAAATGGCTGGAGGCAGAGCTTAAAAAAGTTAATAGAGAGGAAACTCCATGGTTAATTGTTCTTATGCATTGCCCATGGTACAACAGCTATGAGTATCACTACATGGAAGGCGAAACCATGAGAGTAATATATGAGCCTTGGTTTGTAAAAGCCAAAGTAGATGTGGTTTTTGCAGGTCATGTTCACGCCTATGAACGATCG AAACGTATATCGAACATTGACTACAAAATCGTAAGTGGGGAATGTACTCCTGTGCACAACCCTTCTGCACCTGTCTGCATAACCATCGGTGATGGAGGAAATATTGAAGGCCTCACCACAGA AATGACGGAGCCACAACCTAAGTACTCAGCCTATCGCGAGTCAAGTTTTGGACATGCCATATTAGATATTAAGAATCGAACTCACGCCTATTATGGTTGGCATCGCAATCAGGACGGGGTTTCTGCAAAAGCTGATAGCTTCTTGTTCTTCAATCGTTATTGGCACCCAGTTGATGAATCTTATTAA
- the LOC132065033 gene encoding purple acid phosphatase 2-like — MDVSRMRYFGWCILVVLGLILKESVFCNGGVTSSFIRKVEKTVDMPLHSDVFKAPHGCNAPQQVHITQGDHVGKAVIVSWVTVDEPGSSTVLYWSEKSKQQNKAKGKVKTYKFYNYTSGYIHHCTIRRLKFDTKYYYKIGIGHTERTFWFTTPPPVGPDVPYTFGLIGDLGQSFDSNKTLTHYELNPIKGQAVLFVGDLSYADNYPNHDNVRWDTWGRFVERSTAYQPWIWTAGNHELDFAPEIGETKPFKPYTHRYHVPYKASNSTSPLWYSIKRASAYIIVLSSYSAYGKYTPQYKWLEEELPKVNRTETPWLIVLVHSPWYNSYNYHYMEGETMRVMYEPWFVQYKVDMVFAGHVHAYERTERISNVAYNVVNGECTPIKDQSAPIYITIGDGGNLEGLATNMTDPQPAYSAFREASFGHATLAIKNRTHAYYSWHRNQDGCAVEADKMWVNNRFWHPVDESTGAKS, encoded by the exons ATGGATGTGTCAAGAATGAGATATTTTGGGTGGTGCATTCTTGTTGTTCTGGGTTTGATTCTCAAAGAGTCAGTTTTTTGCAATGGTGGAGTCACCAGTAGCTTTATTAGGAAGGTTGAGAAGACAGTGGATATGCCTCTTCATAGTGATGTCTTCAAAGCCCCTCATGGTTGTAACGCGCCTCAACAG GTTCATATTACACAAGGAGATCATGTGGGAAAGGCTGTAATTGTTTCATGGGTGACTGTGGATGAACCTGGTTCGAGTACAGTCCTATACTGGAGTGAGAAAAGCAAGCAACAAAATAAGGCCAAGGGAAAAGTTAAGACCTACAAATTTTATAACTATACATCTGGTTACATCCACCACTGCACTATCAGACGTTTGAAg TTTGATACCAAATACTACTATAAGATTGGGATTGGGCACACGGAACGAACCTTCTGGTTTACAACTCCTCCACCAGTTGGGCCCGATGTACCCTATACGTTTGGTCTTATAG GGGATCTTGGTCAGAGTTTTGATTCAAACAAGACACTCACTCATTATGAATTGAATCCAATTAAGGGGCAAGCAGTGTTATTCGTAGGCGACCTATCTTACGCTGATAACTACCCTAATCACGATAATGTAAGATGGGATACATGGGGAAGGTTTGTTGAGAGAAGTACTGCTTATCAACCTTGGATTTGGACTGCAGGAAATCATGAGTTAGATTTTGCTCCTGAAATT GGGGAAACAAAACCGTTCAAGCCCTACACTCATCGGTATCATGTCCCATATAAAGCATCAAACAGCACAAGTCCACTTTGGTATTCAATCAAGCGAGCTTCAGCATATATCATAGTTTTATCCTCATATTCAGCATATG GCAAATACACTCCTCAATATAAATGGCTTGAGGAAGAGCTACCAAAGGTTAACAGGACTGAGACTCCGTGGTTGATTGTTCTAGTACATTCCCCATGGTATAACAGCTACAACTATCACTATATGGAAGGGGAAACCATGAGAGTAATGTATGAGCCGTGGTTTGTGCAGTACAAAGTGGATATGGTTTTTGCGGGTCATGTTCATGCTTATGAGCGAACG GAACGGATCTCTAATGTGGCTTACAATGTTGTCAATGGAGAATGCACTCCTATTAAAGATCAATCTGCTCCAATTTATATAACAATCGGCGATGGAGGAAATCTTGAAGGTTTAGCCACTAA CATGACAGACCCACAGCCAGCTTACTCTGCATTCCGCGAGGCCAGTTTTGGACATGCCACTCTTGCTATAAAGAATAGAACTCATGCTTATTATAGTTGGCATCGTAATCAAGATGGATGTGCTGTGGAAGCTGATAAGATGTGGGTTAACAACCGTTTTTGGCATCCAGTTGATGAGTCCACAGGTGCCAAATCATGA
- the LOC132065032 gene encoding uncharacterized protein LOC132065032 yields MEEPTIQRSSLENHDHELKENIEKKKDLTANPEFFSCMLQPAPANSDPNYIGIRRILLNRKAESSVLRRKDWRCNGKGYVAYRNYISRPRNWESLQIPSRSSTPGNSGRWMPSPSPVSQLLESDSWNSLKDLRSPSQASQALSRTTSFSSNASDADDRPRRRSELAYSFVGMHCIFDQCKAMVTVIKFGHMSSDLLAYGASDGSLTVCRVSMPPSVIKQLIGHSKDVTDFDFSTNNQYIASSSEDKTVRVWDISKGLCIRVIYGVSSQLCIRFHPVNNNFLSAGNAKKEINVFNFSTGRTVSKTVVDGEVTAMDHDHTGQLIFCGDGQGCIYTVSMNSHTGALSRTHRNRSSSKHRSAVTTVQYRTFSMLARGPVLLAFTRDGSLSFFSVSLEMKGYLTLRCSLKLAPRLHSIRASFCPLLSLEKGEYIVAGSEDANVYFYDLTRPKNTCVNKLQGHGYAVIGIAWNHGENLLASSDFGGTVIVWKRSKTA; encoded by the exons ATGGAAGAACCAACAATTCAGAGGAGTTCGCTTGAAAATCATGATCATGAACTGAAAGAGAATATTGAGAAGAAAAAGGACTTAACTGCAAATCCCGAGTTCTTTAGTTGTATGCTTCAACCAGCACCGGCAAATTCAGATCCAAATTACATTGGAATTCGCCGTATTCTCCTTAATCGCAAAGCTGAATCCAGTGTGCTTCGTCGCAAG GACTGGAGATGCAATGGAAAAGGATACGTAGCTTATCGTAATTATATTAGTAGGCCAAGGAATTGGGAGAGCTTGCAAATACCAAGCCGCTCGAGCACCCCAGGGAACAG TGGGCGATGGATGCCTTCACCAAGTCCAGTTTCCCAGTTACTCGAGTCAGATAGCTGGAATTCTTTAAAG GATTTACGAAGTCCCAGTCAAGCAAGTCAAGCATTGAGTCGGACAACTAGTTTCAGTTCAAATGCAAGTGATGCTGATGATCGGCCACGTAGAAGGTCGGAACTTGCATATTCCTTTGTTGGGATGCATTGTATTTTTGACCAATGCAAGGCCATGg TTACGGTGATAAAGTTTGGGCATATGAGTTCTGATCTACTTGCATATGGAGCATCAGATGGCAGTTTGACAGTGTGCCGTGTCTCCATGCCCCCTTCAGTCATTAAGCAGTTAATAGGGCATTCAAAAGATGTCACAG ATTTTGACTTCTCGACAAACAATCAGTACATCGCATCATCTTCAGAGGATAAAACTGTCAGAGTATGGGATATTTCTAAAGGCCTTTGCATTAGGGTGATTTATGGAGTCTCTTCACAGCTTTGTATTCGATTTCATCCT gTGAATAATAACTTTCTTTCTGCTGGCAatgcaaaaaaagaaataaat GTGTTCAATTTTAGCACGGGGAGAACGGTCAGTAAAACTGTCGTTGACGGTGAAGTCACTGCCATGGACCATGACCACACTGGTCAGCTTATTTTCTGCGGTGATGGTCAG GGATGTATTTACACAGTTAGTATGAACTCCCATACGGGTGCCCTATCTCGAACTCATCGGAATAGAAGTAGCAGCAAACATAGATCTGCTGTTACAACTGTTCAGTACAGGACATTTTCTATGCTGGCACGAGGCCCTGTCTTGCTGGCTTTTACTCGTGATGGAAGTTTGTCGTTTTTCAG TGTCTCTTTGGAGATGAAAGGTTATTTGACACTTCGGTGTTCACTGAAACTGGCTCCACGGCTACACAGCATTCGTGCTTCTTTTTGTCCTTTACTTTCCCTTGAAAAGGGAGAATACATAG TTGCTGGAAGTGAAGATGCAAATGTCTATTTCTAcgatttaactcggccaaagaATACATGTGTTAACAAGCTTCAG GGTCATGGCTATGCAGTAATAGGTATCGCTTGGAATCATGGAGAGAACTTGTTAGCTTCCTCTGATTTTGGCGGCACGGTCATCGTATGGAAGAGATCAAAAACAGCTTAA